The following proteins are encoded in a genomic region of Ostrinia nubilalis chromosome 1, ilOstNubi1.1, whole genome shotgun sequence:
- the LOC135078911 gene encoding protein pigeon, which translates to MAAQNIAVKLCGVLQAQSEEEVTAHEWRLLGQEQDGSQVLTWISKDNHDKEVLNIGVYTNKTKTLSVLHMFDEKLNIVQASVNATRSLLVYVVKLLPEDDNDIKEPLYCPYLICLLNEKDRVPVEVEESSTKQIMVQYVYGKSNKYSPGIRNDRFLLFKHLECIKIYRSPMFLNECDDGTEKWGFDGIYTEPEKIVKVFSWAQWDCVNQVLYYIHYRQPSQSFAEGEEVKSPSEMTPTLSALQFHADLPHETVLNIPLSLPHVPSSSEGAACGAYEDDPVPLRVHDCSLDLQILCDQRGVLCICHHYLYKPLDDSTTSLVLEDSADLKDSGVNFAYSITLLQHGCVVHSVVPDLPWARAKSLRPSYTLYADNHLLVNIPMLFTHLIDISLYHEPCCHIVLPLEETEGGPSLGPLLGWGPHAMVDLKTLDVVTMTVQEKDLAATFKSATVVENKLAIMHYLILHEGNFELAEELISWMCVNQRVGPGLERVLQEFLVAGAFALTRRTLPASALPLMRMLPYTLHANFADVKVGSTVVSVSQEKLWSGAAVVLAPRQRVLQFAEDVWTRVWAALHAPPPPRLAPAQVLEKLRVSLHCYQPEAVSRCSTPLSPSGAGGAIGAGAGGWARRASASAQDLLPFFELDVCTASRQEHVIAANLREVSVHLMRSAGAGAGGVESGVHAVATRWAAAQLDASRSLCRALCRAVAATPASNQQRGFTFIDEMEPSHAFIVFKVLEQYYLAADSLAFPLPQGFSSFFTYLGYRTLPFHAFVMYVHRNVFELQIDVMKAIIASKDDDSKNSVNNKLRLVQLAGEGRARRALGAWPHRAALVLRARDHAATLLSGGAPAARDPARARQAAHTGIAALPSGERLSPLDTFLDLLTAKASLNELDFNLIIEATLALVQQETAA; encoded by the exons ATGGCTGCACAAAATATTGCGGTCAAATTGTGCGGAGTGCTTCAGGCCCAGTCTGAGGAAG AAGTAACTGCACACGAGTGGCGGTTATTAGGGCAGGAGCAGGATGGATCTCAAGTGTTGACATGGATCTCTAAAGATAACCACGATAAAGAAGTATTGAACATCGGCGTGTATACAAACAAAACCAAAACATTGAGTGTTCTTCATATGTTCGATGAGAAACTGAATATCGTGCAGGCGTCAGTGAATGCTACTCGAAGCTTGTTGGTTTATGTGGTCAAGTTATTGCCTGAGGATGACAATGACATCAAGGAACCATTGTACTGCCCATATTTGATTTGTCTCTTGAATGAAAAAGATAGAGTACCAGTAGAAGTCGAGGAGAGCTCTACTAAACAGATTATGGTCCAGTATGTGTATGggaaaagcaataaatacagCCCGGGCATTAGAAATGATAGATTTCTGTTATTCAAACATCTTGAAT gTATTAAGATTTACCGGAGCCCAATGTTCCTGAATGAATGTGATGATGGCACAGAAAAGTGGGGTTTTGATGGCATTTATACAGAACCTGAGAAGATTGTCAAGGTTTTTTCTTGGGCACAGTGGGATTGTGTTAATCAG GTTCTCTACTACATCCACTACCGACAGCCTTCCCAGAGCTTTGCTGAGGGCGAAGAAGTGAAGTCACCATCAGAAATGACTCCAACTCTGTCAGCATTGCAATTTCATGCTGATTTGCCACATGAGACTGTT CTGAATATTCCCCTGAGCCTGCCGCACGTGCCGAGCTCGAGTGAGGGCGCGGCGTGCGGCGCGTACGAAGACGATCCCGTCCCGCTGCGCGTGCACGACTGCAGCCTCGACCTGCAGATACTGTGCGACCAGCGCGGCGTGCTGTGCATATGCCACCACTACCTGTATAAG cCACTAGACGACTCCACGACATCCTTGGTGCTGGAAGACAGCGCTGATCTCAAAGACTCTGGAGTCAACTTCGCGTACTCAATAACGTTGCTGCAACACGGCTGCGTGGTGCATAGTGTCGTGCCCGACCTCCCCTGGGCGCGGGCCAAGTCGCTGCGGCCTTCGTACACTCTTTACGCTG ATAACCACCTCCTAGTCAACATCCCAATGCTGTTCACCCATCTAATCGACATCAGTCTGTACCACGAGCCATGCTGCCACATCGTGCTTCCCTTAGAAGAGACAGAAGGCGGCCCATCCCTTGGACCCCTGCTGGGCTGGGGACCCCATGCTATGGTGGATCTGAAGACGCTGGACGTGGTCACCATGACTGTCCAGGAGAAGGACTTAGCAGCCACGTTCAAGAGTGCCACGGTGGTTGAGAATAAGCTGGCGATCATGCATTATTTGATCCTGCATGAGGGCAACTTTGAATTGGCTGAAGAG CTGATCTCGTGGATGTGCGTGAACCAACGCGTGGGTCCGGGTTTGGAGCGCGTGTTACAAGAGTTCCTGGTCGCCGGTGCCTTCGCGCTCACGCGGCGCACGCTGCCCGCGTCTGCTCTACCACTCATGCGTATGCTGCCTTACACGCTGCACGCCAACTTCGCTGACGTCAAG GTTGGCAGCACAGTAGTGTCGGTGAGCCAGGAGAAGCTGTGGAGCGGCGCGGCCGTGGTGCTGGCTCCTCGACAGCGCGTGCTGCAGTTCGCGGAAGATGTTTGGACACGCGTGTGGGCCGCGCTgcacgcgccgccgccgccgcgtctTGCGCCCGCGCAAGTGTTGGAGAAACTGCGTGTGAGCCTGCACTGCTACCAG CCAGAGGCCGTCTCCCGCTGCAGTACGCCGCTGTCGCCGAGTGGCGCTGGCGGCGCaatcggcgcgggcgcgggcgggtgGGCGCGGCGCGCGTCGGCGTCGGCGCAGGACCTGCTGCCGTTCTTCGAGCTGGACGTCTGCACTGCGAGTAGACAGGAGCATGTTATAGCCGCG AACCTGCGCGAAGTAAGCGTGCACCTGATGCGgtccgcgggcgcgggcgcgggcggcgtggAGAGCGGCGTGCACGCGGTGGCCACGCGCTGGGCGGCGGCGCAGCTGGACGCGTCGCGGTCGTTGTGCCGTGCCTTGTGCCGCGCGGTGGCAGCGACGCCGGCTTCCAACCAGCAAAGAGGATTCACTTTCAT TGACGAGATGGAACCGAGCCACGCGTTCATAGTGTTCAAAGTGCTCGAGCAGTACTATTTAGCAGCTGACTCGCTAGCCTTCCCGCTGCCGCAGGGCTTCAGTTCTTTCTTCACGTACCTGGGCTACCGCACGCTGCCCTTCCACGCGTTCGTCATGTACGTGCATCGGAACGTATTCGAGCTGCAAATTGACGTCATGAAGGCTATTATTGCTT CCAAAGACGACGACAGCAAAAACTCCGTGAACAACAAGCTGCGCCTAGTGCAATTAGCGGGCGAgggccgcgcgcgccgcgctcTCGGCGCATGGCCTCATCGCGCTGCCCTCGTGTTACGCGCAAGGGACCATGCCGCTACGCTGCTTAGTGGAGGAGCGCCCGCTGCGAGGGACCCTGCTCGTGCGAGACAGGCCGCTCATACTG GAATAGCAGCACTGCCGTCTGGCGAGCGATTATCGCCGCTTGACACATTCCTGGACCTCCTGACTGCCAAAGCGAGCCTCAATGAACTGGACTTCAACCTCATCATCGAGGCGACCCTAGCGCTGGTCCAACAAGAAACTGCTGCATGA